The stretch of DNA TGGAGGGGCTTATATTCCGGAAATGTTATACCCTAACGTTGAAGAATTACGTCAAAACTACCTAAACATCATCAATGATCCGGATTTTCAAAAAGAATTTAAGGAACTGCTAACTGATTATGTTGGACGCGAAACGCCATTGTTCTTTGCTAAACGTTTATCAGATCGTTACGGGGCTAATGTTTATTTAAAACGTGAAGACCTTAATCATACGGGTGCTCATAAAGTAAACAATACAATCGGTCAGATCTTGTTGGCTGAGCGTCTTGGAAAGAAACGTATTATCGCAGAAACTGGTGCAGGCCAGCACGGAGTAGCAACAGCAACTGTTTGTGCCTTACGAGGTCTGGAATGCGTTGTTTACATGGGAGAGATCGATATAAAACGCCAGGCGCCAAATGTGGCTCGTATGAAAATGCTAGGCGCAACTGTAAAGCCAGCAACTTCAGGAAGTAAAACGCTAAAAGACGCTACCAATGAGGCTATGCGTGATTGGATCAATAATCCGGTGGATACTCATTATATTATTGGTTCGGTGGTAGGGCCTCATCCTTATCCGGATATGGTTGCCCGTTTTCAATCGGTAATAAGCGCTGAGGTAAAAAGTCAGTTAAAAGCAAAGATCGGTACAGAATTGCCAGATTATGTATTGGCGTGTGTGGGTGGTGGAAGTAATGCCATGGGTGCATTTTATCATTTTTTGAATGATGAATCAGTAAAATTAATTGCTGCCGAAGCCGCAGGACATGGTGTAGATTCCGGAAAGTCTGCTGCAACTACAATTTTAGGGAAAGAAGGTGTGCTTCATGGAAGTCGTTCATTATTGATGCAAACTGAAGACGGTCAGGTGGTGGAACCTCACTCTATTTCAGCCGGTTTGGATTACCCAGGAATTGGTCCTCAGCACGCTCATTTATTTAAAACTGGCAGAGGAACTTATGTCGCAGTTACCGATGATGAAGCTATGCAAGCGGGCAAACTGCTAGCTCAGTTGGAAGGAATAATTCCGGCTATAGAATCATCTCATGCATTAGCTTATCTTGAAAAAATGAACTTCAAAGGAGGCGAAAATGTAGTAGTTTGTTTATCGGGCCGCGGCGACAAAGATTTACAAACCTATATGGATTATTTTGGATTTTAAGGGATGGAGTGTTATAGGTTACGTGTTGCGGGTTTCGGGTTACGAGTTGATAACAAAATAGGAATTAATTGTTAATTAACATATTGTAAATCAATTAATTATCGGTTTTATATTCAATATTTAACTCGGAACTCGCAACTCGCAACCCGTAACTCGCAATCCGCAACCCTCAACCCATAATTAAATTAAAAAACATGAACAATCGACTGATCGAACTATTCAAACATAAAAATAAAGACCTGCTTTCTGTTTATTTTACAGCAGGTTATCCGCAGTTAAATGATACGCTCACCATTGCTAAAGCGCTTGAAAAAGCTGGAGCTGATTTTTTGGAGATTGGGTTTCCTTATTCGGATCCGGTAGCTGACGGTCCAACTATTCAGAACAGCAGCCAAAAGGCATTAGAAAATGGAATGACATTGAAGGTATTGTTCCAACAACTGGAGAATCTACGTAAGGAAATTTCAATACCTATTATTTTAATGGGTTATGTAAATCCTGTTATTCAGTATGGTGTTGGACGTTTTTGTGAAGACGCTGCCAAAGTAGGAGTGGATGGAGTTATTGTCCCGGATTTGCCAATGTATGAGTATGAAGAACTGTACAGAAATACATTTGAACAAAATAATTTAAGTAATATCTTCCTGATAACCCCACAAAGCTCAGATGAGCGTATTCGTAAAATTGATGAATTAAGCACCGGATTTATTTACGCCCTATCGTCTTCATCTACAACAGGTAATAAATTACAAGTTGATGGTTCGCAAATAGATGCGTATTTTGATCGTCTTAAAGGACTTCAGCTTAAAAATCCTTTAATGATTGGCTTTGGGATTAATGACCGTAAAAGCTTTGAAAAAGCCTGTACATCGGCTAACGGAGCAATTATTGGTAGCGCTTTCGTTAAAATTTTGGACAACGGGTTCAACGAGCAACAAATCAGTGATTTTGTAAAGGCAATCAAGTAGCTGAAACAGTTATCAAAAATCTACGTTCAATAAAAAATATGACCTTATTACAGAGCACCATTAAAAAACGTTTATTTAATCCCTTTACCGCCTTTCTTAAAACAGAACAGGCATCAGGTATCATTCTTATCGTTTGTACACTTGTTTCCATTATTGTGAGTAATACGCAATGGGGAGAAGCCTATATTCATTTTTGGCATGAGAAAATTGGTGTAGCCGGTTTTGGCGCTGAATTTAAATTGAGTGTAGAACATTGGATTAACGACGGTTTAATGGTTGTTTTCTTTTTGGTCGTTGGACTCGAAATAAAACGTGAACTCTTAACTGGAGAGTTGTCTTCTGTTAAAAAAGCGTCATTGCCATTAATAGCTGCCTTAGGTGGAATGGTGGTACCTGCCATTATCTATTTTGCTATTAATAAAGGAACTCCAACCGAACACGGATGGGGGATTCCAATGGCTACAGATATTGCGTTTGCATTAGGAATACTATCCTTGTTAGGTAAACGAGTGCCGGTAAGCTTAAAGGTGTTCTTAACAGCATTGGCCGTTGTTGATGATTTGGGGGCAATTTTAGTGATCGCAGTTGTTTATACGCAAACTGTGGTTTTACAAAGTTTATATATAGCATTAGGCATATTCGTTTTTCTATTGGTGTTAAATCGATTAAAGGTGGCTAATATTTTCATTTATTTGCTCGGAGGAGCATTCATGTGGTATTTTATGCTAAAGTCGGGGGTACATGCAACCATAGCAGGTGTTTTATTGGCAGCCGCTATCCCAATGAACTCTCCTTATTCCAATCATTCACCTGCCGAATTGCTTGAACATAGCCTGCATCAGTTTTCTTCATTTGTTATTATGCCACTATTTGCATTGGCTAATACATGCATAGTCTTTAATACCAATGTTTTTTCTATTTATGGTACCGAGCTTGGCTTGGGTATTATCTTAGGTTTATTGTTAGGGAAACCGTTAGGCATTGCAGGGTTCTCATTTCTGGCTGTAAAAACTAAAATTGCGTCGTTACCTGCTAATGCTGGTTTCAAAAAAGTTATTGGAATTGGATTTTTAGGAGGGATTGGGTTTACCATGTCTATATTTATTTCAATATTGGCCTTCAAGGAAATAGAAATACAAACATTTTCTAAAATTGCTGTTTTAACCGGGTCAATGCTCTCGGGCTTGCTCGGCTACATTTTGATCTACATGGGAATAAATAAAAAGCAGGTGGATGTAGCAACAGAAGAATTAACAGAATAAAAAGATCCCCGATAACCTAAATTATCGGGGATCTTTTTATAACCAATATCTTGGATAGCGCCTTTTACTACTCAGATTATTAAATATCAGTGCAATTGCTACTAAAGTAACAGATCCGACTAAAATAGGGCTGAATATAAAATTCCATTTGGCTCCGGTAAGAATAATTACCAACGGATTGGCTCCTGCAGGAGGGTGAATGGTTCGGGTCATCTGCATAACTGCAATTGAAATGCTTACTCCCAAGGCTAGTGAATACCAAGTGTTCCCCATTAAATAAAAACAGCATAAACCTATAACAGCAGCAATTAAATGTCCTCCAATGATGTTTCTTGGTTGAGCCAATGGACTATCGGGAACGCCAAATGCCAATACACATGTTGCTCCGAATGGTGCAATAAGTAATGGAGTAGCAGTTGAATGTGATAATAAAGTGATTAATGAAATGGCGAGCAATCCACCTAAAAGTGAATAAATAGCGTGTGAGACATGTGGTGCACTTGGGCTTCGTTCAGCTGTTTTAAATTTAGCAATATACTTTCTGGGCATTAATTAATACGTTGAGTGCTTTTTAATGTAAGAACTTGTTTTTTTGGCCTGCAAAAATATTTTATAAGTCCTTAACATCAAAGTTTTGTTTTTGTTTGAAATAATTTAATATTTCAATTCTAACACTTTATTAGCAATTGCTAAACCTCCGGATTTACCGATTTCACTATCAAACTGATAATGAATGCCTCCATAAACTCTGGATATTGCAGCCTCATCTGCCATACTGTTAAAGCTTGTAAACGACCTGGGACTAAAGCCATCGTCTATTTTTTGATTATCGGTAAACGCATAACTTTCACCGAAATAATCTGCCAACAGTATGCTTGTTGCACTGGTAAACGACGCATTTTCAGAAAAATAGGAAGGAAAAGGAGGTGTACCAATTAAAGGCATCCAATTTGAATCTATATATCGCTGGATATAACTAACGGGTCTGATCAGGTTATCCCTATATTTAACTTGCCAGCACAAGATTCCGGCGTCGTTTAATGCAATACCCACTTTAGCAAATAGTTGCGAAGCTTTATCTAAGCTTAAATTATTATCCTTTATCAATTGTGAAGTAATGGCGATCATATGTCCCGGAGGTGTAAATGTTCCGGTTCCGTCGGCCCAATATCTTGCAATAATGGTTTCTTCAGAAGTTAAGGTATTCCCCTTTTGATAAACCGCATCGGCACTTTGATAAAAAGCAGAACCCGAAGTTGCAGAGAATGCAGGTGCGGCGGCAATTTGACCAGCCACTTGTTTGTTGGCTTTGATCAAATAACGGTTTTTACCCCAATAGGGAAGCATAGCACTTTGAAACAATGGCGGAGTAGGAATCCAAAGTCCGGCACCTTGCGGAGGGGTATAATTAATGGGGAAATTATTAAGATAAGCTCCTTGTCCGCCATCAGATGCACCCCATAAATAGATTGCATTGGCCATCAGTTTTCCAAACTGAATCGAACGGTCAATTTCTTCCTGACTAAAATCGGTTGTAGATAACTCAAGCAGATTTTCTGTTTCCAGGGCATCAATCATATCCAGGTGTTCCTGAGAAGCATTGCCAAAAAGACTTC from Solitalea canadensis DSM 3403 encodes:
- the trpB gene encoding tryptophan synthase subunit beta, whose translation is MGNTKINYYVDERGYYGEFGGAYIPEMLYPNVEELRQNYLNIINDPDFQKEFKELLTDYVGRETPLFFAKRLSDRYGANVYLKREDLNHTGAHKVNNTIGQILLAERLGKKRIIAETGAGQHGVATATVCALRGLECVVYMGEIDIKRQAPNVARMKMLGATVKPATSGSKTLKDATNEAMRDWINNPVDTHYIIGSVVGPHPYPDMVARFQSVISAEVKSQLKAKIGTELPDYVLACVGGGSNAMGAFYHFLNDESVKLIAAEAAGHGVDSGKSAATTILGKEGVLHGSRSLLMQTEDGQVVEPHSISAGLDYPGIGPQHAHLFKTGRGTYVAVTDDEAMQAGKLLAQLEGIIPAIESSHALAYLEKMNFKGGENVVVCLSGRGDKDLQTYMDYFGF
- the trpA gene encoding tryptophan synthase subunit alpha, encoding MNNRLIELFKHKNKDLLSVYFTAGYPQLNDTLTIAKALEKAGADFLEIGFPYSDPVADGPTIQNSSQKALENGMTLKVLFQQLENLRKEISIPIILMGYVNPVIQYGVGRFCEDAAKVGVDGVIVPDLPMYEYEELYRNTFEQNNLSNIFLITPQSSDERIRKIDELSTGFIYALSSSSTTGNKLQVDGSQIDAYFDRLKGLQLKNPLMIGFGINDRKSFEKACTSANGAIIGSAFVKILDNGFNEQQISDFVKAIK
- the nhaA gene encoding Na+/H+ antiporter NhaA, with the protein product MTLLQSTIKKRLFNPFTAFLKTEQASGIILIVCTLVSIIVSNTQWGEAYIHFWHEKIGVAGFGAEFKLSVEHWINDGLMVVFFLVVGLEIKRELLTGELSSVKKASLPLIAALGGMVVPAIIYFAINKGTPTEHGWGIPMATDIAFALGILSLLGKRVPVSLKVFLTALAVVDDLGAILVIAVVYTQTVVLQSLYIALGIFVFLLVLNRLKVANIFIYLLGGAFMWYFMLKSGVHATIAGVLLAAAIPMNSPYSNHSPAELLEHSLHQFSSFVIMPLFALANTCIVFNTNVFSIYGTELGLGIILGLLLGKPLGIAGFSFLAVKTKIASLPANAGFKKVIGIGFLGGIGFTMSIFISILAFKEIEIQTFSKIAVLTGSMLSGLLGYILIYMGINKKQVDVATEELTE
- a CDS encoding HPP family protein, with product MPRKYIAKFKTAERSPSAPHVSHAIYSLLGGLLAISLITLLSHSTATPLLIAPFGATCVLAFGVPDSPLAQPRNIIGGHLIAAVIGLCCFYLMGNTWYSLALGVSISIAVMQMTRTIHPPAGANPLVIILTGAKWNFIFSPILVGSVTLVAIALIFNNLSSKRRYPRYWL
- a CDS encoding vanadium-dependent haloperoxidase, which encodes MKFTSLRVYFFVFIFLLVVQSCKKDEGGNPGPVKIDASQWGSFVPVSWYNMELKLLKETPGFTPPIAARAIAYTGITLHETVVRGMENGTSLSGQLDGLAYLPSHEENLRYNWAIAANAAMADVIRSLFGNASQEHLDMIDALETENLLELSTTDFSQEEIDRSIQFGKLMANAIYLWGASDGGQGAYLNNFPINYTPPQGAGLWIPTPPLFQSAMLPYWGKNRYLIKANKQVAGQIAAAPAFSATSGSAFYQSADAVYQKGNTLTSEETIIARYWADGTGTFTPPGHMIAITSQLIKDNNLSLDKASQLFAKVGIALNDAGILCWQVKYRDNLIRPVSYIQRYIDSNWMPLIGTPPFPSYFSENASFTSATSILLADYFGESYAFTDNQKIDDGFSPRSFTSFNSMADEAAISRVYGGIHYQFDSEIGKSGGLAIANKVLELKY